A single region of the Oncorhynchus keta strain PuntledgeMale-10-30-2019 chromosome 4, Oket_V2, whole genome shotgun sequence genome encodes:
- the LOC118371489 gene encoding phosphoenolpyruvate carboxykinase, cytosolic [GTP] isoform X1 — protein sequence MSCLLLGVIRRRGGVGASVGVRSLASIPSLPPAVADFVKGAVDECKPANVHVVTGSAEESAHILAGLEKEGMVKKLPKYENCWLARTDPKDVARVESKTVIVTKNQRDTIPTPGGGAKSQLGSWMSEGDFQKARKDRFPGCMAGRTMYVIPFSMGPVGSPLSKFGVQVTDSPYVVASMGIMTRMGTPVMDKLSQGAEFVRCQHSLGQPLPLKAPLVNSWPCSPEKVLISHLPDTRQILSFGSGYGGNSLLGKKCFALRIASRIAKDEGWLAEHMLILGITNPRGVKRYVAAAFPSACGKTNLAMMKPALPGWTVECVGDDIAWMKFDSQGKLRAINPENGFFGVAPGTSLKTNPHAMATIAKNTVFTNVGETSDGGVWWEGLDPPAAGVSLTDWHGKSWKAGDSAPCAHPNSRFCTPAAQCPIIDPQWESDEGVPIDAIIFGGRRPEGVPLVYESFSWRHGVFVGASMRSEATAAAEYKGKVIMHDPFAMRPFFGYNFGDYLAHWLSMETRKAPTHLPKIFHVNWFRKDPTSGSFLWPGFGDNARVLEWIFKRCGREREDEAAKKSLVGWVPQEGAINLQGLGSKVDMGALFDLPKAFWEKETQELRAYFTQQVGADLPQQVEGELKALEDRVRNGEA from the exons ACGGGGTGGCGTGGGGGCATCTGTGGGGGTCCGCTCCCTGGCCTCGATCCCCTCTCTGCCCCCAGCGGTGGCTGACTTTGTGAAGGGGGCGGTGGATGAGTGCAAGCCTGCCAATGTGCATGTGGTGACGGGGAGTGCAGAAGAGTCGGCCCACATCCTAGCTGGCCTGGAGAAGGAGGGCATGGTGAAGAAGCTACCAAAGTATGAGAACTG CTGGCTGGCACGCACAGACCCCAAGGATGTGGCTCGCGTGGAGAGTAAGACGGTGATCGTCACCAAGAACCAGAGGGACACCATCCCCACCCCCGGTGGGGGGGCTAAGAGCCAGCTGGGCAGCTGGATGAGTGAGGGTGACTTCCAGAAGGCCAGGAAGGACCGCTTCCCAGGCTGCATggcag GTCGAACCATGTATGTGATCCCTTTCAGTATGGGCCCGGTGGGCTCTCCGCTGTCTAAGTTTGGCGTGCAGGTGACGGACTCGCCCTACGTGGTGGCCAGCATGGGCATAATGACACGCATGGGCACCCCAGTCATGGACAAGCTGTCACAGGGGGCAGAGTTTGTGCGCTGCCAGCACTCCCTTGGGCAACCTCTCCCACTGAAAG CTCCCCTGGTCAACTCGTGGCCGTGTAGCCCAGAGAAGGTGCTGATCTCCCACCTGCCAGACACCAGGCAGATCCTGTCTTTCGGCAGCGGCTACGGAGGCAACTCTCTGCTGGGCAAGAAGTGCTTCGCTCTGCGGATCGCCTCGCGCATCGCCAAGGATGAGGGCTGGCTGGCCGAACACATGCTG ATCCTGGGCATCACCAATCCTCGGGGAGTGAAGCGTTACGTGGCGGCGGCGTTTCCAAGTGCTTGTGGGAAAACCAACCTGGCCATGATGAAGCCTGCGCTGCCTGGCTGGACTGTGGAGTGTGTGGGAGACGACATCGCCTGGATGAAGTTTGACAGCCAGG GTAAACTCAGGGCCATCAACCCAGAAAACGGCTTTTTCGGCGTGGCTCCTGGCACGTCCCTGAAGACCAACCCTCACGCCATGGCGACCATCGCCAAAAACACAGTGTTCACCAACGTAGGCGAGACCAGCGACGGAGGGGTATGGTGGGAGGGACTGGACCCCCCTGCTGCAGGGGTCTCACTGACCGACTGGCATGGCAAATCCTGGAAAGCAG GAGACTCTGCCCCGTGTGCCCACCCCAACTCCAGGTTCTGTACCCCGGCGGCCCAGTGTCCCATTATCGACCCCCAGTGGGAGAGTGACGAGGGAGTGCCCATCGATGCCATCATCTTCGGGGGCAGAAGGCCAGAGG GTGTCCCACTGGTGTATGAGTCGTTTAGCTGGCGTCACGGTGTGTTTGTGGGAGCCTCTATGAGGTCTGAGGCCACAGCAGCCGCTGAGTACAAAG GCAAGGTTATCATGCATGACCCCTTTGCCATGCGCCCCTTCTTCGGCTACAACTTCGGTGACTACCTGGCCCACTGGCTCAGCATGGAGACCCGCAAGGCCCCCACCCACCTGCCCAAGATCTTCCACGTTAACTGGTTCCGTAAGGACCCCACGTCGGGCTCCTTCCTCTGGCCAGGCTTTGGGGATAATGCACGCGTGCTGGAGTGGATCTTCAAGCGTTGCGGCCGCGAGAGGGAGGACGAGGCAGCAAAGAAGAGCTTGGTGGGCTGGGTGCCACAGGAGGGAGCCATCAACCTGCAGGGCCTGGGCAGCAAAGTGGACATGGGGGCCCTCTTCGACCTGCCCAAGGCCTTCTGGGAGAAGGAGACCCAGGAGCTGCGGGCGTACTTTACCCAGCAGGTGGGAGCCGACCTCCCCCAACAGGTGGAGGGAGAGCTGAAGGCTCTGGAGGACAGGGTCAGGAATGGAGAGGCATAG
- the LOC118371489 gene encoding phosphoenolpyruvate carboxykinase [GTP], mitochondrial isoform X2 → MVKKLPKYENCWLARTDPKDVARVESKTVIVTKNQRDTIPTPGGGAKSQLGSWMSEGDFQKARKDRFPGCMAGRTMYVIPFSMGPVGSPLSKFGVQVTDSPYVVASMGIMTRMGTPVMDKLSQGAEFVRCQHSLGQPLPLKAPLVNSWPCSPEKVLISHLPDTRQILSFGSGYGGNSLLGKKCFALRIASRIAKDEGWLAEHMLILGITNPRGVKRYVAAAFPSACGKTNLAMMKPALPGWTVECVGDDIAWMKFDSQGKLRAINPENGFFGVAPGTSLKTNPHAMATIAKNTVFTNVGETSDGGVWWEGLDPPAAGVSLTDWHGKSWKAGDSAPCAHPNSRFCTPAAQCPIIDPQWESDEGVPIDAIIFGGRRPEGVPLVYESFSWRHGVFVGASMRSEATAAAEYKGKVIMHDPFAMRPFFGYNFGDYLAHWLSMETRKAPTHLPKIFHVNWFRKDPTSGSFLWPGFGDNARVLEWIFKRCGREREDEAAKKSLVGWVPQEGAINLQGLGSKVDMGALFDLPKAFWEKETQELRAYFTQQVGADLPQQVEGELKALEDRVRNGEA, encoded by the exons ATGGTGAAGAAGCTACCAAAGTATGAGAACTG CTGGCTGGCACGCACAGACCCCAAGGATGTGGCTCGCGTGGAGAGTAAGACGGTGATCGTCACCAAGAACCAGAGGGACACCATCCCCACCCCCGGTGGGGGGGCTAAGAGCCAGCTGGGCAGCTGGATGAGTGAGGGTGACTTCCAGAAGGCCAGGAAGGACCGCTTCCCAGGCTGCATggcag GTCGAACCATGTATGTGATCCCTTTCAGTATGGGCCCGGTGGGCTCTCCGCTGTCTAAGTTTGGCGTGCAGGTGACGGACTCGCCCTACGTGGTGGCCAGCATGGGCATAATGACACGCATGGGCACCCCAGTCATGGACAAGCTGTCACAGGGGGCAGAGTTTGTGCGCTGCCAGCACTCCCTTGGGCAACCTCTCCCACTGAAAG CTCCCCTGGTCAACTCGTGGCCGTGTAGCCCAGAGAAGGTGCTGATCTCCCACCTGCCAGACACCAGGCAGATCCTGTCTTTCGGCAGCGGCTACGGAGGCAACTCTCTGCTGGGCAAGAAGTGCTTCGCTCTGCGGATCGCCTCGCGCATCGCCAAGGATGAGGGCTGGCTGGCCGAACACATGCTG ATCCTGGGCATCACCAATCCTCGGGGAGTGAAGCGTTACGTGGCGGCGGCGTTTCCAAGTGCTTGTGGGAAAACCAACCTGGCCATGATGAAGCCTGCGCTGCCTGGCTGGACTGTGGAGTGTGTGGGAGACGACATCGCCTGGATGAAGTTTGACAGCCAGG GTAAACTCAGGGCCATCAACCCAGAAAACGGCTTTTTCGGCGTGGCTCCTGGCACGTCCCTGAAGACCAACCCTCACGCCATGGCGACCATCGCCAAAAACACAGTGTTCACCAACGTAGGCGAGACCAGCGACGGAGGGGTATGGTGGGAGGGACTGGACCCCCCTGCTGCAGGGGTCTCACTGACCGACTGGCATGGCAAATCCTGGAAAGCAG GAGACTCTGCCCCGTGTGCCCACCCCAACTCCAGGTTCTGTACCCCGGCGGCCCAGTGTCCCATTATCGACCCCCAGTGGGAGAGTGACGAGGGAGTGCCCATCGATGCCATCATCTTCGGGGGCAGAAGGCCAGAGG GTGTCCCACTGGTGTATGAGTCGTTTAGCTGGCGTCACGGTGTGTTTGTGGGAGCCTCTATGAGGTCTGAGGCCACAGCAGCCGCTGAGTACAAAG GCAAGGTTATCATGCATGACCCCTTTGCCATGCGCCCCTTCTTCGGCTACAACTTCGGTGACTACCTGGCCCACTGGCTCAGCATGGAGACCCGCAAGGCCCCCACCCACCTGCCCAAGATCTTCCACGTTAACTGGTTCCGTAAGGACCCCACGTCGGGCTCCTTCCTCTGGCCAGGCTTTGGGGATAATGCACGCGTGCTGGAGTGGATCTTCAAGCGTTGCGGCCGCGAGAGGGAGGACGAGGCAGCAAAGAAGAGCTTGGTGGGCTGGGTGCCACAGGAGGGAGCCATCAACCTGCAGGGCCTGGGCAGCAAAGTGGACATGGGGGCCCTCTTCGACCTGCCCAAGGCCTTCTGGGAGAAGGAGACCCAGGAGCTGCGGGCGTACTTTACCCAGCAGGTGGGAGCCGACCTCCCCCAACAGGTGGAGGGAGAGCTGAAGGCTCTGGAGGACAGGGTCAGGAATGGAGAGGCATAG